In Fretibacterium sp. OH1220_COT-178, a single genomic region encodes these proteins:
- a CDS encoding EF-Tu C-terminal domain-related protein, whose protein sequence is IVPIAMEEGLRFAVREGGHTVGAGVVTKILQ, encoded by the coding sequence TCATCGTTCCGATCGCGATGGAGGAGGGTCTCCGCTTCGCGGTGCGCGAGGGCGGCCACACGGTCGGCGCCGGCGTCGTCACCAAAATTCTTCAGTAG